A single Mercenaria mercenaria strain notata chromosome 9, MADL_Memer_1, whole genome shotgun sequence DNA region contains:
- the LOC123547769 gene encoding uncharacterized protein LOC123547769, which yields MAKLGLILYLIGSFFQYGFSLFIDGCPMAGCRPSGSFSFYLQVPRENVSIKWLTDFVLDPLPSALGCVSDSVNIICPSNGPFSEDKGYMSLFNENGTIKWRDRKLHFPTLPLLDNYGDVTGSDGIKLVHYDADGKSYPSIPCEGLAPLFNMALVGNTFLLLVSQNGMVVVRETNGVPVGSLTLNATFGGINGTYLPIAQPVINEQRFYLLTEFAPLQGITRNTKRNRRLYAIDVHQSISNRITIAWHVDFQNKHKLTNKTQYKDTNYVIKSDAMREHVLGDTVTNRKASLIWNRYNNTLYVIIPPNNAENDSPNILSGIHDKGGDGEIIFQSRLDVLHMAMFVSDHCDTIDETKYSAINPKLWVVTQDSKIHQISEEGVSVHVIDLNYLFNISVSLTTKMSLVKNSDTDNDVLIFGIKYKIGYPNVIRENEQTTFVVAIDTSTNKVLWMVPIPENMTARGQITGVSGADMREKDQLIVYAETAGKNAKIFSIN from the coding sequence ATGGCGAAATTAGGTTTAATTCTGTACCTGATCGGATCATTCTTTCAATACGGATTTTCACTGTTTATAGACGGTTGTCCAATGGCTGGATGTAGACCAAGTGGCTCATTCTCGTTCTATCTTCAAGTTCCGCGAGAAAACGTCTCGATTAAATGGCTTACAGATTTCGTGTTAGATCCTCTCCCAAGTGCATTAGGTTGTGTGTCTGACAGTGTCAACATAATATGTCCATCTAACGGACCATTTTCCGAGGATAAAGGCTATATGAGTTTGTTCAATGAAAATGGAACAATTAAATGGAGGGACCGAAAGCTACACTTTCCTACCTTACCGTTGCTCGACAACTACGGTGACGTGACGGGATCAGATGGAATTAAGCTAGTGCACTACGATGCTGATGGTAAAAGCTATCCGTCAATCCCTTGCGAAGGACTTGCTCCATTATTTAACATGGCCCTTGTTGGGAACACGTTTTTGTTGCTCGTATCACAGAACGGAATGGTTGTAGTGCGTGAAACTAACGGAGTACCAGTAGGAAGTTTAACACTGAACGCTACATTTGGGGGAATCAATGGAACCTATCTACCAATAGCCCAACCTGTCATCAACGAGCAACGATTCTATCTTTTGACCGAATTTGCACCGCTACAAGGGATTACTAGGAACACAAAACGCAATCGTCGCTTGTACGCAATTGATGTACATCAAAGTATTTCAAATCGTATTACAATAGCATGGCACGTGGActttcaaaacaaacataaacttaCTAATAAAACTCAATATAAGGACACGAACTATGTTATTAAAAGTGATGCAATGCGAGAACATGTTCTTGGCGATACTGTTACCAATAGAAAGGCCTCTCTTATTTGGAACAGGTACAATAATACATTATACGTGATTATACCACCAAACAATGCTGAGAACGACTCTCCAAATATTTTGTCTGGAATTCATGATAAAGGCGGAGATGGGGAGATTATTTTTCAGTCGCGACTTGACGTATTACATATGGCAATGTTCGTTTCTGACCACTGTGACACCATCGATGAAACCAAATACAGCGCGATAAACCCGAAATTGTGGGTTGTTACCCAAGATTCTAAAATTCACCAGATATCAGAAGAAGGAGTGTCCGTGCATGTCATAGATTTAAATTACTtgtttaatatttctgtttcgtTGACAACCAAAATGTCATTAGTAAAAAATTCTGATACGGATAACGATGTTCTGATATTtggtatcaaatataaaataggaTATCCAAACGTGATCCGAGAGAATGAACAAACTACGTTCGTTGTTGCGATCGATACCTCTACAAACAAGGTCCTGTGGATGGTGCCTATTCCGGAAAACATGACAGCACGTGGACAAATAACAGGAGTTAGTGGAGCAGATATGCGGGAAAAAGACCAGTTAATTGTATATGCAGAGACTGCAggcaaaaatgcaaaaatattcagtataaaTTAG
- the LOC123547770 gene encoding uncharacterized protein LOC123547770, with product MQAYFTGVLAFFLGIIHITGGLVIDGCPLFGCRPSGSFSFYLQVPRENVTVKWVSSFVLDPVPNTLGCVADSVNIVCPSNGPFSEDKGYVSLFVENGTIRWRDRVLHYPTLPLLDNYGDVTGSDGENLVHYDRNGKLYPIIKCYGLKPMFSMQLVGTMYLLLVSEQGGLVVRDTNAIPVAEIFLNDTVQRSNGTFLPISQPVVNGQRFYLLTEFVPESENFSPSVLNLQRLYAIDIHNRPADIMTIAWFYNFEMEHTDIPADTVVPRSEKMKYIMSSIQAKQNLLWDYSSQSVYVSLPPPYMSNRQSTFWGFRDEGNSSSLTIRSQLDVTHLATFEADSDVNDANNRGSYLWVSTSDSKFCTVRSDGNISRTIDINSIFGTDVVITSKVGLVRENDTADDILLFGAKVTESTDKFRHVISAFPNAKLNDVFYFVAIDTSSPSGHILWLKGLPDTYEVKGQITGLSGAAYREKDQIIFYADNGKSAKIFSIN from the exons ATGCAAGCTTATTTTACTGGCGTTCTTGCCTTTTTTCTTGGGATCATTCACATTACAGGTGGTTTAGTGATTGATGGCTGTCCATTATTTGGATGCAGACCAAGCGGATCTTTTTCGTTTTACCTTCAAGTTCCAAGAGAGAATGTGACTGTTAAATGGGTTAGTTCTTTTGTATTGGATCCTGTGCCGAATACACTTGGATGTGTTGCAGACAGTGTGAATATTGTATGTCCTTCTAACGGACCATTTTCTGAGGACAAGGGATACGTAAGCTTATTTGTCGAAAATGGAACTATTCGATGGCGAGACCGCGTGCTTCACTATCCTACATTACCATTGCTTGACAACTACGGCGACGTCACTGGATCTGACGGAGAAAATTTAGTGCACTATGACCGGAATGGAAAGCTTTATCCAATCATAAAGTGCTATGGGTTGAAGCCAATGTTTAGCATGCAACTTGTTGGAACCATGTATTTATTACTTGTATCTGAACAAGGTGGACTTGTTGTGAGAGACACTAATGCCATTCCTGTTGCAGAAATTTTCCTGAATGATACAGTTCAACGCTCCAACGGAACGTTTCTACCCATTTCACAACCAGTGGTCAATGGCCAAAGATTTTACTTGCTGACTGAGTTCGTCCCAGAGTCTGAGAACTTCTCCCCGTCCGTTTTGAACCTCCAGCGTTTATATGCCATTGACATCCATAACAGACCTGCAGATATCATGACAATAGCTTGgttttacaattttgaaatggAACATACCGATATACCCGCAGACACTGTGGTGCCGAGAAGTGAAAAGATGAAATATATAATGAGCAGTATTCAGGCAAAGCAGAATCTTCTCTGGGACTATTCATCTCAGAGTGTTTACGTTTCCTTGCCACCGCCATACATGAGCAATCGACAATCAACGTTTTGGGGTTTTAGAGATGAAGGGAATTCTTCATCGCTGACAATTCGTTCACAACTTGACGTAACTCATTTAGCAACATTTGAAGCTGATTCAGATGTAAATGACGCCAATAATCGGGGTTCATATTTATGGGTCAGTACAAGTGACTCAAAATTTTGCACAGTTAGATCCGACGGTAACATATCAAGGACAATCGATATAAACTCCATTTTTGGAACAGATGTTGTAATAACATCAAAAGTAGGTCTTGTCCGAGAGAACGATACTGCAGACGACATTCTGTTATTCGGTGCGAAAGTTACAGAATCAACAGACAAATTTCGCCATGTCATTAGCGCATTTCCTAATGCAAAGTTGAATGATGTATTTTACTTCGTAGCCATAGATACATCTTCCCCCTCCGGACATATCCTATGGTTGAAAGGCTTGCCGGATACGTATGAg GTTAAAGGGCAGATAACTGGATTAAGTGGCGCTGCATACAGAGAGAAGGACCAGATTATCTTTTATGCCGACAATGGAAAATCTGCTAAAATATTTAGCATTAACTGA